From Glycine max cultivar Williams 82 chromosome 11, Glycine_max_v4.0, whole genome shotgun sequence, the proteins below share one genomic window:
- the LOC100306250 gene encoding uncharacterized protein LOC100306250 → MKQEVVPRSLAPPPPPPPPPLPKFRVFSRPRAEESVTNREIAKFWRQKRIVEEDHLLAAIKAVARLRARTLTEQEYERFELSLKTDNNDYDETEKETVKWIVGTNAYCKTVAKDQEVRIGIKDWWTKSKYAYLNQPAIDSMDPPKKRTTTYVPNFLSYQPKPLYPSAIGVF, encoded by the exons ATGAAGCAAGAAGTGGTTCCAAGGTCActagcaccaccaccaccaccaccacctcctccaCTTCCAAAATTCAGGGTCTTCTCAAGACCAAGAGCAGAAGAGAGTGTCACAAACCGAGAAATCGCCAAGTTTTGGAGGCAAAAGAGGATCGTGGAGGAGGACCACCTCCTTGCTGCTATCAAGGCTGTGGCTAGACTCCGTGCACGCACTCTCACG GAGCAAGAGTACGAGAGGTTCGAGTTGTCTCTGAAGACCGATAATAATGACTACGATGAAACCGAGAAAGAAACGGTGAAGTGGATCGTAGGGACAAATGCTTATTGCAAAACAGTTGCTAAGGACCAAGAAGTGCGCATCGGAATCAAGGATTG GTGGACAAAAAGCAAATATGCGTATTTGAATCAACCAGCCATAGATTCCATGGATCCTCCTAAGAAACGAACCACTACGTATGTTCCCAACTTTCTTTCTTACCAGCCCAAGCCTTTGTATCCTTCTGCTATTGGTGTCTTTTAA